From one Fulvitalea axinellae genomic stretch:
- a CDS encoding exonuclease domain-containing protein, with amino-acid sequence MLTFETIFIDMDFTTIDFETAIGARWSICQVGLVRVESGKIVHRYSQLVKPPKNEYSNWNTNVHGIHALHTRNSPIFPEIWEDISPYIEGQLLVAHNAMFDVDCLEKTLKYYGLPVPMFSCDCTLKRIGGKLDKLCELYGVSLENHHEAIFDAIACAEIYLKLLKGEIEEGAHISDKEDNRVPFGNSEERLKGDILKKDLSQASPEDFFYDKKVVFTGVLKSIKRIDAAELVKKQGADIDTGISKRTNYVITGKKPGPSKMKQIEKYNAEGSEIIIMLEGEFLEKIGVHV; translated from the coding sequence ATGTTAACTTTTGAAACTATTTTTATTGATATGGATTTCACCACAATAGATTTTGAAACTGCAATTGGGGCTCGGTGGAGCATCTGTCAAGTGGGGCTCGTAAGAGTTGAATCTGGCAAGATAGTACATCGATATTCACAACTGGTAAAACCTCCGAAAAACGAATATTCCAACTGGAATACCAACGTACACGGAATACATGCATTACATACCAGAAATTCTCCCATATTTCCGGAAATATGGGAAGATATTTCACCTTATATCGAAGGACAATTGTTGGTCGCCCATAATGCGATGTTCGATGTAGACTGTCTTGAAAAGACCCTGAAATATTATGGACTTCCAGTTCCTATGTTTAGCTGTGATTGTACTTTAAAGCGGATAGGGGGAAAATTAGATAAGCTTTGTGAATTGTATGGAGTAAGCTTGGAAAACCATCATGAAGCAATATTCGATGCTATCGCTTGCGCTGAAATCTATTTGAAGTTGTTGAAAGGAGAAATCGAAGAAGGCGCACATATCTCTGATAAAGAAGACAATAGAGTTCCATTCGGTAATTCAGAGGAGCGTTTAAAAGGAGACATTCTCAAGAAGGATTTATCACAGGCTAGTCCGGAAGATTTTTTTTATGACAAAAAAGTTGTCTTCACAGGAGTTTTGAAGTCGATAAAAAGGATTGACGCTGCCGAACTGGTTAAAAAACAGGGAGCAGATATAGATACAGGCATCAGCAAACGAACGAATTATGTGATAACGGGAAAGAAGCCTGGTCCCTCAAAAATGAAACAAATAGAAAAGTATAATGCCGAAGGGAGTGAAATTATCATTATGCTTGAAGGTGAATTTTTGGAAAAGATAGGAGTTCATGTTTAA
- a CDS encoding glycoside hydrolase family 28 protein, with protein MPKRAMSNLRRAVMAVICATIFWACGADKQKADTGQTAKVIEQQTPWGLERFVLPEFPDRIIAITEMGADTASANNQKAIQKAIDLCSEKGGGTVSLPAGVWRTSYLELRDNVNLRLEKGSVLSFSDNPDDYAVPTFTRWEGMECMNYHPLLYAKGKKNIAITGKGRIEGNGKAWWHMARKGKKITLPKLYTQALEGVAPKDRNCLEYEEGSFLRPSMIQLINCENILVQGIEIGSGPMWTTHFVYCKNVVAQRLKVRTNGHNNDGLTPDSCEKMLIDDCDFSTGDDCIVIKSGLNEDGWRVGKPSSRIVIRNSKTKRGHGGVVIGSEMSGGVNKVYALNCDFGGTDRGLRVKSMKGRGGVIEDIWFENIQMKNIRREAIMLNMRYGSSSTPPRGDKVPVFRNFNFKNIVSTGSKHAVRVVGLPESNVDGMNFENMRLQSKKGIEVSDISDCVFDSLELKAETPSLIHVKDGNNIAVKRLYGSVPVSEALLISGEKNKDVRIVKD; from the coding sequence ATGCCAAAGAGAGCAATGTCGAATTTAAGAAGAGCCGTAATGGCCGTAATTTGCGCCACGATTTTTTGGGCCTGTGGCGCCGACAAACAAAAGGCGGATACGGGCCAAACCGCTAAGGTAATCGAGCAACAGACCCCGTGGGGTTTGGAACGTTTTGTATTGCCCGAATTTCCCGACCGGATTATCGCCATAACAGAAATGGGTGCCGACACCGCATCGGCGAATAACCAGAAGGCCATACAAAAAGCAATAGACTTGTGTTCCGAAAAAGGCGGAGGCACCGTGTCGTTGCCGGCGGGTGTTTGGAGAACGTCGTATTTGGAATTGCGGGACAACGTGAATCTCCGTTTGGAAAAAGGCTCAGTTCTAAGCTTCAGTGACAATCCGGATGACTACGCCGTTCCCACTTTTACCCGCTGGGAAGGAATGGAATGTATGAACTACCATCCTTTGCTCTATGCGAAAGGCAAAAAAAATATAGCCATAACGGGCAAAGGCCGTATCGAAGGAAACGGAAAAGCTTGGTGGCATATGGCAAGAAAAGGGAAAAAGATCACTTTGCCGAAACTATATACTCAGGCGCTTGAAGGCGTTGCGCCCAAAGACCGAAACTGCTTGGAATATGAGGAAGGTTCGTTCCTTCGTCCGTCAATGATACAGCTGATCAATTGCGAAAATATACTGGTACAGGGCATAGAGATCGGTTCTGGCCCGATGTGGACCACGCATTTCGTTTACTGTAAAAATGTGGTGGCCCAAAGGCTGAAAGTCCGTACCAACGGCCATAACAACGACGGCCTAACGCCTGACTCTTGCGAAAAGATGTTGATTGACGATTGCGATTTCTCTACTGGAGACGATTGTATAGTGATCAAATCCGGACTGAACGAAGACGGTTGGCGAGTGGGCAAACCGAGTAGCAGAATAGTGATCCGTAATTCGAAAACCAAGCGTGGCCACGGCGGCGTGGTGATTGGCAGCGAAATGTCCGGTGGCGTAAACAAAGTATACGCCCTGAACTGCGACTTTGGCGGAACGGACCGAGGCTTGCGAGTGAAATCGATGAAAGGGCGCGGTGGTGTGATTGAGGATATCTGGTTTGAGAATATCCAGATGAAAAACATCAGGCGAGAGGCCATTATGCTTAATATGCGTTACGGTTCCAGCTCCACCCCTCCCCGTGGCGACAAGGTTCCGGTATTTCGCAATTTCAATTTCAAAAACATCGTTTCCACCGGTTCAAAACACGCTGTTCGCGTAGTAGGCCTGCCGGAATCCAATGTCGATGGGATGAACTTTGAGAATATGCGACTGCAAAGCAAAAAAGGTATAGAGGTATCGGATATTTCGGATTGTGTATTTGACAGTCTGGAATTGAAGGCCGAAACACCATCACTAATACACGTAAAGGATGGAAATAACATTGCGGTTAAGCGTCTTTACGGTAGCGTTCCGGTTTCTGAGGCTCTACTTATTAGCGGAGAAAAGAATAAGGATGTTAGGATTGTGAAGGACTAA
- a CDS encoding glycoside hydrolase family 2 TIM barrel-domain containing protein, whose translation MRRLLTLLALLSLAPAYGQFKQQHDWENPRVTGINKEPARATMYSFKDVQSALAVTPDASDRVISLDGTWKFRYATTPDKAPVGFEKGNINGWDDIKVPGNWEIQGFGQPIYTNTRYPFPAKPPYIDESMNGNAVGSYFREFEVPATWDGMRITLQFGGVSSACYVWVNGKEVGYSQGSRLPAEFEITKYLKKGKNSLAVKVIRWSDGSYLEDQDHWRLSGIHRSVRLLAEPEVSLTDFFARGDLDKNYEDATLRIRPRINVPEGRDVKGWKLEAKLFDAEGKPVPHERMEFPLTKIIREYWPYRDNPRFGLLEAKIFNPKKWSAETPNLYTLVVSVIDNEGKTHEAKSSRIGFRKIEVSPSGQILINGEEILLYGANRHDHSPTGGKTVTREEMVRDLELLKRFNFNAIRTSHYPNDPMWLDLCDEYGIYLIDEANLESHGVGCKLSFMDEWAGAMVERATRMVHRDKNHPSVIIWSLGNESGDGPNHSAMAGWIHTYDITRLVHYESAQGDSKHPDNLEKDDPGYNELMGKRGANPTDPPYVDMLSRFYPKHYQLKALAEQDRSGRPIIMSEYSHSMGNSTGNLAEFWEHIREKKNLAGGFIWDWMDQGILTKNDKGESYYAYGGDFGDKPNDGNFCLNGLIAADQTPHAAMWECKRVFQPIEFVQVDAETNLYKVSNRHFFNDLDQFQLRWELQQNGKTVQSGVLPTLRAEAGKAAQVTIPAKAFAKEPGSEYFLRLSAHLTADKKWANKGHEVAANQFSMGERTALPTLDLKKYPALSVDRQGGDITVKAKNFTARFDNTTGALKEMVYKGEKLISAPLTPQTWRAPTDNEDRGFRTPKVLGLWKDAVAKGEVTSVNVKEVSPKQVDVEVKRTLASGKANYNTRYSVYANGDIRISVNFAPSADKLPNMPKLGASLKVPTKYRNVTWYGRGPQENYIDRLRGADVGLFTLGLDKYAVSYTRPQEYANRSGVRWMALTDARGKGVVFVADSLLETSVWPHSKETLEKAKHTYDLKPDTDLTVNLDGLQMGVGGDNSWGAIAAPLDKYQLKAQPYHYGFTIRPVLKDPSKKALEALPGESRVF comes from the coding sequence ATGAGACGACTGCTAACCTTACTTGCGCTGCTAAGCCTGGCTCCCGCCTACGGGCAGTTCAAGCAACAACACGACTGGGAAAACCCACGCGTGACGGGTATCAACAAAGAGCCCGCCCGCGCCACAATGTATTCTTTTAAAGATGTACAAAGCGCCTTGGCCGTAACGCCCGACGCCAGCGACCGCGTCATTAGTCTGGACGGCACTTGGAAATTCCGTTACGCCACCACACCCGACAAGGCGCCCGTAGGTTTCGAAAAAGGAAACATTAACGGGTGGGACGACATCAAGGTGCCCGGCAACTGGGAGATCCAGGGCTTTGGACAACCTATCTATACCAATACCCGCTATCCTTTCCCCGCTAAGCCCCCATACATCGACGAGTCGATGAACGGCAACGCCGTGGGCTCGTACTTCCGCGAATTCGAAGTGCCCGCCACTTGGGACGGTATGCGCATAACCCTACAGTTTGGCGGCGTAAGCTCGGCCTGCTACGTATGGGTCAACGGCAAGGAAGTGGGCTATAGCCAAGGAAGTCGCCTGCCCGCCGAATTCGAAATCACCAAATACCTGAAAAAAGGAAAGAACAGTCTGGCGGTAAAGGTGATCCGCTGGAGCGACGGCAGTTACCTTGAGGATCAGGACCACTGGCGCCTGAGCGGCATCCACCGTAGCGTGCGTCTGTTGGCCGAGCCGGAAGTAAGCCTTACCGATTTCTTCGCCCGCGGCGATCTGGACAAAAACTACGAAGACGCCACACTCCGTATCCGTCCGCGCATCAACGTGCCCGAAGGCCGCGACGTAAAAGGCTGGAAGCTCGAAGCCAAACTCTTCGACGCAGAAGGCAAGCCCGTTCCGCACGAGCGTATGGAGTTTCCGCTCACCAAGATCATCCGCGAATACTGGCCTTACCGCGACAATCCGCGCTTCGGTCTTTTGGAAGCCAAGATCTTCAACCCTAAAAAATGGTCGGCCGAAACGCCTAACCTCTATACCTTAGTGGTAAGCGTAATCGACAACGAAGGGAAAACGCACGAAGCGAAAAGCTCGCGTATCGGATTCCGCAAGATTGAGGTATCGCCCTCCGGGCAAATATTGATCAACGGCGAGGAAATATTGCTGTACGGCGCCAACCGCCACGACCATAGCCCGACGGGTGGCAAAACCGTAACCCGCGAAGAAATGGTTCGCGACTTGGAGCTGTTGAAGCGTTTTAACTTCAACGCCATCCGTACCTCGCACTACCCGAACGACCCGATGTGGCTCGACCTCTGCGACGAATACGGCATCTACTTGATAGACGAAGCCAACCTCGAATCGCACGGCGTAGGCTGCAAGCTTTCTTTTATGGACGAATGGGCCGGAGCGATGGTAGAGCGCGCCACCCGCATGGTACACCGCGACAAGAACCACCCTTCGGTAATCATTTGGTCTTTGGGCAACGAATCCGGCGACGGACCGAACCACAGCGCCATGGCCGGATGGATCCATACTTACGACATCACGCGTCTGGTTCATTACGAAAGCGCCCAAGGCGACAGCAAGCACCCGGACAATCTGGAAAAAGACGATCCCGGATACAACGAGCTGATGGGCAAGCGTGGCGCCAACCCTACAGATCCTCCATACGTGGATATGCTTAGCCGATTCTACCCTAAGCACTATCAGCTTAAAGCTTTGGCCGAGCAAGACCGTAGTGGCCGCCCGATCATTATGAGTGAGTATTCGCACTCTATGGGTAACTCCACGGGCAACTTGGCCGAATTCTGGGAGCATATTCGCGAAAAGAAAAACCTTGCGGGCGGCTTTATCTGGGACTGGATGGACCAAGGTATCCTGACCAAAAACGATAAGGGCGAAAGCTACTACGCATACGGCGGCGACTTCGGCGACAAGCCCAACGACGGCAACTTCTGCCTCAACGGCCTGATAGCGGCCGACCAAACGCCGCACGCCGCCATGTGGGAATGCAAGCGGGTGTTCCAGCCTATAGAGTTTGTGCAGGTAGACGCCGAGACTAACCTTTATAAAGTAAGCAACCGCCATTTCTTCAATGACCTTGACCAATTCCAATTGCGTTGGGAGCTTCAGCAAAACGGCAAGACAGTTCAGTCGGGCGTATTGCCTACACTCCGCGCCGAGGCCGGTAAAGCCGCTCAGGTAACTATACCTGCAAAAGCTTTTGCCAAAGAGCCAGGATCGGAATACTTCCTGCGCCTAAGCGCCCACCTTACCGCAGACAAGAAATGGGCGAACAAAGGACACGAAGTGGCCGCCAACCAGTTCTCTATGGGCGAAAGAACGGCCTTGCCTACGCTTGACCTGAAGAAATATCCGGCCCTGAGCGTAGACCGCCAAGGCGGAGACATCACCGTAAAGGCTAAAAACTTCACGGCCCGCTTCGACAACACCACCGGCGCCCTGAAGGAGATGGTCTACAAAGGGGAAAAACTTATCAGCGCACCGCTGACCCCGCAAACCTGGCGCGCGCCTACCGATAACGAGGATCGAGGGTTCCGCACGCCAAAAGTACTCGGCCTGTGGAAAGACGCCGTAGCGAAAGGGGAGGTGACTTCCGTAAACGTGAAGGAAGTGAGCCCGAAACAAGTGGACGTTGAAGTGAAGCGTACACTTGCCTCAGGCAAAGCCAACTACAATACCCGCTATTCGGTATACGCCAACGGCGACATCCGCATAAGCGTAAACTTCGCGCCTTCGGCCGACAAACTGCCGAATATGCCGAAGCTGGGGGCGAGCCTTAAAGTGCCGACCAAATACCGCAACGTGACATGGTATGGCCGCGGCCCGCAAGAAAACTACATCGACCGCCTCCGTGGCGCCGACGTGGGACTCTTTACCCTTGGCTTGGACAAATACGCCGTATCCTATACTCGTCCGCAAGAATACGCCAACCGCTCGGGCGTACGCTGGATGGCCCTGACCGACGCCAGAGGAAAAGGCGTGGTATTCGTGGCCGACAGCCTTTTGGAAACCAGCGTATGGCCGCACAGCAAAGAGACGCTTGAAAAAGCCAAACACACCTACGACCTGAAGCCAGACACGGACCTGACCGTAAACCTTGACGGCCTGCAAATGGGTGTAGGAGGCGACAACAGCTGGGGAGCCATAGCCGCGCCGCTTGACAAATACCAGCTCAAAGCCCAGCCTTACCATTACGGATTCACCATCCGTCCGGTATTGAAAGACCCTTCGAAAAAAGCCTTGGAGGCTTTGCCGGGGGAGAGTAGAGTTTTCTAA
- a CDS encoding serine hydrolase domain-containing protein yields the protein MTLITNKLPFLILGFFLLMMTACSNNDETEPDDNYISAEAYLNNIGYSGSVLIHKNGQDILRKGFGMADKANGVPNDPSLIYRIGSVTKSFTATAIMNLKRDGLIESLDQKLSDFDETFPHGDKITIRHLLTHQSGIPEYSTIVGEYDKKGQQLDKDEILELIFELTEEKGLEFTPGQYVSYCNSNFYILGMLIEELTDMTYQEYLHKKIYEPLNLQNTGKSPDIIQSDNRAKGYNQDAKADSYRMDIAYSAGEMESNITDLEKWGKAFLGDYFTQAEKSEIFAEKHETHGVNTVGAGWFTLNFEGRKIYHHGGDVNGFTSLLMLVPESNGIVILLSNEQDKGEQRIQIMEQFLRKEF from the coding sequence TAACCAATAAACTCCCATTCCTTATCCTCGGATTTTTCCTTTTGATGATGACAGCCTGCTCGAATAACGACGAAACGGAGCCAGATGATAATTACATATCGGCGGAGGCATATCTGAATAACATCGGATATTCGGGAAGCGTACTGATCCACAAAAATGGCCAAGACATACTGCGAAAAGGCTTTGGAATGGCGGATAAAGCGAACGGTGTTCCGAACGACCCTTCGCTTATATACAGAATCGGATCGGTGACGAAATCATTCACCGCAACTGCGATAATGAACCTGAAACGTGACGGACTGATCGAAAGCCTAGACCAAAAGCTCAGCGATTTCGACGAAACCTTCCCACATGGAGATAAAATAACGATCCGTCATTTATTGACACACCAATCGGGCATACCGGAGTATTCCACTATTGTTGGAGAGTATGATAAAAAGGGGCAACAGCTCGACAAAGACGAAATCCTCGAACTGATTTTTGAGCTTACAGAAGAAAAGGGTCTTGAATTCACTCCGGGCCAATACGTTTCTTATTGCAACTCCAATTTCTATATTCTCGGTATGCTCATCGAAGAACTTACGGACATGACATACCAAGAGTATTTGCATAAGAAAATATATGAGCCACTAAACCTTCAAAACACGGGGAAAAGCCCTGACATTATCCAAAGCGACAATCGCGCTAAAGGATATAACCAAGACGCTAAGGCCGACAGTTACAGAATGGATATCGCATACAGTGCGGGGGAAATGGAAAGCAATATTACTGATCTTGAGAAATGGGGAAAAGCCTTCCTTGGTGATTACTTTACGCAAGCGGAAAAAAGCGAAATATTCGCCGAAAAACACGAAACGCATGGAGTCAACACCGTCGGGGCCGGCTGGTTTACGCTTAACTTCGAAGGCCGAAAAATATATCATCACGGTGGCGACGTCAATGGCTTTACCAGCCTACTGATGCTAGTTCCGGAATCCAACGGCATCGTTATTCTGTTGAGCAACGAGCAAGACAAAGGCGAACAACGCATTCAGATTATGGAGCAATTCCTTCGAAAGGAGTTTTAG